The genomic interval TCGCGCGCGTCCGAAGATGTAAAGAGCGGTTAGAAGCCATGCACCTGTTAACTCAACCTGTCGGCGTTTCGCACTTCCTGGTCGTGGGAGCGGTGCTGTTTATTTCTGGCATTGTGTGCATGGCTGTGAAGCGTAACGCTCTGGGCATCCTCATGGGCGTCGAGTTGGTGTTGAACGGCGCGAATATCAATTTCGTGGCCTTTAGCAGCGAGTTCCTCAGCGGCGGCTCTCCTTACTCTTTGGGTTTGGACGGTCAGTTCATTTCGCTCTTCGTCATCGTCTTGGCCGCGGCCGAAGCGGCCGTGGCATTGGCCATCACATTGAACTTCTACAACAATCATGCGACGGTCGATGTCGATCGCGCGGATGAACTAAAAGGCTGATGTCACCCGACCAATCACTGCCGCTGTTGCTTTCGCTGGCTTGGCTGGTGCCGCTGGCCTCGTTTGCGCTGATCGTGCTGTTCGGCCCACGCATGGGCAAGCACGGTATCTTGGCTAGCTATGTCGCCACGGGCGCGATCCTGACTTCGTTCCTGTTGTCGTTGACGGCGTTTTGCATTTGGCATTTCGGCCATTTGGGCGCGCGAGGTGACGTCGCCGCCGTGCATGCCAGCCACGAAGCGAACGACCACGGGGACACCGTGGGCGAAAGCGTCGACGACAGCATCATGGCCGAGCACGCCACGCTCGAGCATGCCGGTGAGGTTCACGAGGGGGGCCATGCCGGCCACGGGCTGCCGACCGAGCCGTCGAAGGCCTACACCAAGGACATGTACACGTTGGCCCAGATCGGCAAGTTGAAGCTGGCAGTCAGCTACTACATCGATTCGCTGACAATTTTGATGTTCACGATGGTGTCGTTCATCGCGACGCTGATTCACTTTTATGCCTACGGCTACATGCACGACGAATTGCATGAAGTCGTCGATCATGAAGTCACGCTCTCCGACGGTCACCATTTGCACCGGCCGGGTCGCTTTCACCGTTTCTTCCAGTACCTGTCGCTGTTCTGCTTCAGCATGCTGGGCCTGGTGATCGCGGGCAACATCCTGATGGTGTTCGTCTTTTGGGAATT from Pirellulales bacterium carries:
- the nuoK gene encoding NADH-quinone oxidoreductase subunit NuoK produces the protein MHLLTQPVGVSHFLVVGAVLFISGIVCMAVKRNALGILMGVELVLNGANINFVAFSSEFLSGGSPYSLGLDGQFISLFVIVLAAAEAAVALAITLNFYNNHATVDVDRADELKG